A single Pseudodesulfovibrio aespoeensis Aspo-2 DNA region contains:
- a CDS encoding alpha/beta fold hydrolase, with protein sequence MDQFEAVETKEENHVAGWVTTTDSARLWVEVRGQGRPIVFVHGWTMSSRFWRRQQSLADAFQVVTFDLRGHGRSDTQLRGHTMPRYARDLREVIRALDIKGAVLAGWSMGGAVVLEYWHQFGSDRLSGIALVESSPHPMADAPWNTHRYRGLGPEAVREDMEAMTRDRAGFGVRFINEMFLTGQAPAHALRWMRDEHLLATDQTAAAIYQDYVARDYTPILPTVTLPGLAVYGRSRHMCFGPSTGRFVAGSIPDARFVILERSGHMPFYEEPDTFNTEMRQFLTRLP encoded by the coding sequence ATGGATCAGTTCGAGGCTGTTGAAACCAAAGAGGAAAATCACGTCGCAGGCTGGGTGACCACCACCGACTCCGCCCGCCTCTGGGTCGAGGTGCGCGGCCAGGGGCGGCCCATTGTGTTCGTGCACGGCTGGACCATGAGCTCACGCTTCTGGCGCAGACAGCAATCGCTGGCCGACGCCTTCCAGGTCGTCACCTTCGACCTGCGCGGTCACGGCAGGTCAGACACCCAGCTGCGGGGCCACACCATGCCCCGCTACGCCCGCGATCTGCGCGAGGTCATCCGCGCCCTGGATATCAAGGGGGCGGTGCTGGCTGGCTGGTCCATGGGCGGCGCGGTGGTCCTGGAATACTGGCACCAATTCGGCAGCGACAGGCTCTCCGGCATCGCCCTGGTGGAGAGCAGCCCCCACCCCATGGCCGACGCCCCCTGGAACACCCACCGCTATCGCGGCCTCGGCCCGGAAGCGGTCAGGGAGGACATGGAGGCCATGACCAGGGACAGAGCCGGGTTCGGCGTCCGGTTCATCAATGAAATGTTCCTGACCGGGCAGGCCCCGGCCCACGCCCTGCGCTGGATGCGCGACGAGCACCTGCTGGCGACCGACCAGACTGCCGCAGCCATCTATCAGGACTACGTGGCCCGCGACTACACCCCGATCCTGCCCACCGTCACCCTGCCCGGACTGGCCGTGTATGGCCGCTCAAGGCACATGTGCTTTGGCCCGTCCACGGGCCGGTTCGTGGCCGGGTCCATCCCGGACGCGCGCTTCGTCATCCTGGAGCGCAGCGGCCACATGCCCTTTTACGAGGAACCAGACACCTTCAATACCGAAATGCGGCAATTCCTGACCCGGCTGCCGTAA
- the tsaA gene encoding tRNA (N6-threonylcarbamoyladenosine(37)-N6)-methyltransferase TrmO, protein MDMQLVVIGHVRSSIKDRESAPKMESEKGAVRARIELDPAYAQGLDSMEPGAQLELFTWFHLSDRTPLMVHPRGAVDKPMRGVFTTRSPNRPNPIGLHRVTLVAIESPATLIVEPLEAIDNTPVIDIKPVPRGTR, encoded by the coding sequence ATGGACATGCAGTTGGTCGTCATCGGACACGTCAGGTCGTCCATCAAGGACAGGGAATCCGCCCCCAAGATGGAAAGCGAGAAAGGCGCGGTGCGCGCCCGCATTGAGCTGGACCCGGCCTATGCCCAAGGGCTTGATTCCATGGAACCCGGCGCACAGCTCGAACTCTTCACCTGGTTCCATCTCTCGGACCGGACCCCGCTCATGGTCCATCCCAGGGGCGCGGTTGACAAGCCCATGCGCGGCGTGTTCACCACCCGCTCGCCCAACCGGCCCAACCCCATCGGCCTGCACCGGGTCACGCTGGTGGCGATCGAGTCGCCCGCCACCCTGATCGTGGAGCCGCTGGAGGCCATCGACAACACTCCGGTCATCGACATCAAGCCCGTGCCCAGAGGCACCCGATAG
- the ilvC gene encoding ketol-acid reductoisomerase has protein sequence MKVYYEKDADLSLLKDKTVAIVGYGSQGHAHAQNLRDSGINVIVAQRPGGPNYDLAKEHGFAPMSVADAAKQADLIMILLPDQYQAEVFAADILPHLEKGNVIAFGHGFNVHFQQIVPPKGVDCIMIAPKGPGHLVRRTYTEGGAVPCLAAVANDASGKAMDIALAYAKGIGGTRSGVIETTFKEETETDLFGEQAVLCGGLTELCKAGFDTLVEAGYQPEVAYFECLHELKLIIDLMYEGGMAKMRYSISDTAEYGDYVTGPRIITEETRAEMRRVLKDIQTGRFARDFILDNKAGQVGLKTMRRIGAESQIEEVGGRLRKMMSWLKK, from the coding sequence ATGAAAGTGTATTACGAGAAAGATGCCGACCTGAGCCTGCTCAAGGACAAGACCGTGGCCATTGTCGGCTACGGCAGCCAGGGCCATGCCCACGCCCAGAACCTGCGCGACTCCGGCATCAATGTCATCGTGGCCCAGCGCCCCGGCGGTCCCAACTACGATCTGGCCAAGGAGCACGGCTTTGCGCCCATGTCCGTGGCCGATGCGGCCAAGCAGGCCGATCTGATCATGATCCTGCTCCCCGACCAGTACCAGGCCGAGGTGTTTGCCGCCGACATCCTGCCCCACCTCGAAAAAGGCAACGTCATCGCCTTTGGCCACGGCTTCAACGTCCATTTTCAGCAGATCGTGCCGCCCAAGGGCGTGGACTGCATCATGATCGCTCCCAAGGGCCCCGGCCACCTCGTGCGTCGCACCTACACCGAGGGCGGAGCGGTTCCCTGCCTGGCCGCCGTGGCCAACGACGCCTCGGGCAAGGCCATGGACATCGCCCTGGCCTATGCCAAGGGCATCGGCGGCACCCGCTCCGGCGTCATCGAGACCACCTTCAAGGAAGAGACCGAGACCGACCTGTTCGGCGAGCAGGCCGTGCTCTGCGGCGGCCTGACCGAGCTGTGCAAGGCCGGGTTCGACACCCTGGTCGAGGCCGGGTACCAGCCCGAGGTCGCCTATTTCGAGTGCCTGCATGAGCTCAAGCTGATCATTGACCTGATGTACGAGGGCGGCATGGCCAAGATGCGCTACTCCATTTCCGACACCGCCGAATACGGCGACTACGTCACCGGCCCGCGCATCATCACCGAGGAGACCCGCGCCGAGATGCGCCGTGTGCTCAAGGACATCCAGACCGGCAGGTTTGCCCGCGACTTCATCCTCGACAACAAGGCCGGGCAGGTGGGGCTCAAGACCATGCGCCGCATCGGTGCCGAGTCCCAGATCGAGGAAGTGGGTGGCCGCCTGCGCAAGATGATGAGTTGGTTGAAGAAATAA
- the ilvN gene encoding acetolactate synthase small subunit: protein MTMKKHTLSVMVENEPGVLSRVSGLFSGRGFNIYSLNVAPTLEKGVSLMTIVAEGDDQIIEQIVKQLRKLVPTIKVKDLTEMKSVEREMVLIKVNAEDSKRAEILRIVDIFRCKVVDVSIDELTIEVTGDQGKIGALISLLGRFGIKEIARTGNVAMQRSMQIDL from the coding sequence ATGACGATGAAGAAACACACCCTTTCCGTGATGGTTGAAAACGAGCCGGGCGTCCTGTCCCGCGTGTCCGGCCTGTTCAGCGGTCGCGGCTTCAACATTTACTCTCTCAACGTCGCTCCCACCCTGGAGAAGGGCGTCTCGCTCATGACCATCGTGGCCGAGGGCGACGACCAGATCATCGAGCAGATCGTCAAGCAGCTGCGCAAGCTGGTGCCCACCATCAAGGTCAAGGATCTCACGGAGATGAAATCCGTGGAGCGCGAGATGGTCCTGATCAAGGTCAATGCCGAGGATTCCAAACGGGCCGAGATTCTGCGCATTGTTGACATCTTCCGGTGCAAGGTTGTAGACGTCAGCATCGACGAGCTGACCATTGAGGTCACGGGCGATCAGGGCAAGATCGGCGCATTGATCAGTCTCCTGGGCCGGTTCGGCATCAAGGAGATTGCCCGCACGGGCAACGTCGCCATGCAGCGTTCCATGCAGATCGACCTATAA
- a CDS encoding DUF167 domain-containing protein, with protein sequence MQAHVSQESRLRRDCHISLPEYVSRCRDGWRIAVWVQPGARKSEVAGVYQQCVKIRLCAPAVDNKANKALVAFVASVLNVKKSQVVIESGQTTRKKLLALNTVAEPDWTGLCPVGSPQ encoded by the coding sequence ATCCAAGCTCATGTATCTCAAGAAAGTCGACTAAGGCGGGATTGTCATATTTCCCTTCCAGAATATGTCAGCAGATGCAGGGACGGATGGCGCATCGCCGTCTGGGTGCAGCCCGGAGCGCGCAAGAGCGAAGTCGCCGGGGTCTACCAGCAGTGCGTCAAGATCCGCCTGTGCGCCCCTGCCGTTGACAACAAGGCCAACAAGGCCCTGGTGGCCTTTGTGGCGAGTGTCTTGAACGTGAAGAAGAGCCAGGTGGTCATCGAGTCGGGCCAGACCACCCGCAAGAAACTCCTGGCGCTGAATACGGTGGCCGAACCTGACTGGACAGGACTCTGTCCGGTCGGCAGCCCGCAATAA
- a CDS encoding YggT family protein, with the protein MDLIVRAIATVLGIVLNAYFWIVIISALLSWVNPDPYNPIVRFLRGITEPVFYKIRSWIPFAVVGGFDLSPIIVILAIKVCEIVVVGNLLRLAYSMGSGPMM; encoded by the coding sequence ATGGACTTGATTGTCCGCGCTATCGCAACCGTTCTCGGCATCGTTCTCAACGCCTACTTCTGGATCGTCATCATTTCCGCCCTGCTTTCCTGGGTGAATCCCGATCCCTACAACCCCATCGTGCGTTTCCTGCGCGGCATCACCGAGCCGGTCTTCTACAAGATTCGAAGCTGGATACCCTTTGCCGTGGTGGGCGGGTTCGACCTTTCGCCCATCATCGTCATCCTGGCCATCAAGGTGTGCGAGATCGTCGTGGTCGGCAATCTCCTGCGCCTTGCCTATTCAATGGGCAGCGGCCCCATGATGTAA
- a CDS encoding ATP-dependent helicase — MDIETELNNAQREAVLTTEGPVLVIAGAGSGKTRTIVYRLAHLVRQGVDPAQILLLTFTRKAAQEMLARAGAILGHPLTGTSGGTFHSFAYATLRRNTSDIGFGNGFTLMDRADCEAVCRDVKETLKLGKGDRSYPKKATLLDMITKSRNKELTIATVMEREAYHLSPYLDDLSAIADGYAVFKKQHALVDYDDLLFLLDTLLADNEPLRNQLRTRYRYIMVDEYQDTNLVQARIVGHLAGERGNVMAVGDDAQSIYAFRGANVANIMDFPKIFEGTKIIRLEKNYRSVQPILDLTNEILSGAAIKFDKHLYSDLKSDVLPQVVYPLSDQTQARLTVEHILDLGRKYALHDVAVLFRAGYQSFPLEVALTRVGLDYQKFGGIRFHEAAHIKDVLALLRLVVNPHDLMAWQRAVEHVKGIGPKTVARIYRAMHTDDAKYMATITKKHDELRELLNELDGLRAMAGRPSAILERILAFYQPILIDKYPDDYPKRQAGLEQLGQIAHNYTDMDQLLGDLSLDGDPDDEKRKENAVVLSTIHSAKGLEWSAVIIIDLVEERFPSRKAMQRPEDLEEERRLMYVACTRAKECLTLFVPSSVYNRQSGISDPTLPSPFVLELPSTVFTPLKESYGGSLEKRWPVDSRPSFGTAAKSAVREQDAQPVQARPAATVNPEKLGFCTHKIFGRGKIIACPAPNKYKVNFPGFGIKTIIGDYLEML, encoded by the coding sequence ATGGATATAGAGACCGAACTCAACAACGCCCAGCGCGAGGCAGTGCTGACCACCGAAGGCCCGGTGCTGGTCATCGCCGGGGCGGGATCGGGCAAGACCCGGACCATCGTCTACCGGCTGGCCCATCTGGTGCGCCAGGGCGTGGACCCAGCCCAGATCCTGCTGCTGACCTTCACCCGCAAGGCGGCCCAGGAGATGCTGGCACGCGCCGGGGCCATCCTCGGCCATCCCCTGACAGGCACCAGTGGCGGCACCTTCCACTCCTTTGCCTACGCCACCCTGCGCCGCAACACCTCGGACATCGGGTTCGGCAACGGCTTCACCCTCATGGACCGCGCCGACTGCGAGGCCGTGTGCCGGGATGTCAAGGAAACGCTCAAGCTCGGCAAGGGCGACCGCTCCTATCCCAAGAAGGCCACCCTGCTCGACATGATCACCAAGTCGCGCAACAAGGAGCTGACCATCGCGACCGTCATGGAGCGCGAGGCGTACCACCTCTCCCCCTATCTCGACGACCTGAGCGCCATCGCCGACGGCTACGCGGTCTTCAAGAAGCAGCACGCCCTGGTGGACTACGACGACCTGCTCTTCCTGCTCGACACGCTCCTGGCCGACAACGAACCCCTCAGGAACCAGCTCCGGACCCGCTACCGCTACATCATGGTGGACGAATACCAGGACACCAACCTTGTCCAGGCGCGCATCGTCGGGCATCTGGCGGGCGAGCGCGGCAATGTCATGGCCGTGGGCGACGACGCCCAGTCCATCTACGCCTTCCGGGGCGCAAACGTCGCCAACATCATGGATTTCCCGAAGATTTTCGAAGGGACAAAGATCATCAGGCTGGAGAAGAACTACCGCTCGGTGCAGCCCATCCTCGATTTGACCAATGAAATCCTGAGCGGCGCAGCCATCAAGTTCGACAAGCACCTCTACTCGGACCTGAAAAGCGACGTCCTGCCCCAGGTGGTCTATCCCCTGAGCGACCAGACCCAGGCCCGGCTGACGGTGGAGCACATCCTCGACCTTGGCCGCAAGTATGCACTGCACGACGTGGCCGTGCTCTTCCGGGCGGGCTATCAGTCGTTTCCCCTTGAGGTGGCGCTCACCCGCGTGGGCCTCGACTACCAGAAGTTCGGGGGCATCCGCTTCCACGAGGCGGCCCACATCAAGGACGTGCTGGCCTTGCTGCGGCTGGTGGTCAATCCGCACGACCTGATGGCCTGGCAGCGGGCCGTGGAGCACGTCAAGGGCATCGGCCCCAAGACCGTGGCCAGGATATACAGGGCCATGCACACCGACGACGCCAAGTACATGGCCACCATCACCAAGAAACACGACGAACTGCGCGAACTCCTGAACGAGCTCGACGGGCTGCGGGCCATGGCAGGCAGGCCGTCGGCCATTCTGGAGCGCATCCTTGCCTTCTACCAGCCCATCCTCATCGACAAATACCCGGACGACTACCCCAAGCGGCAGGCCGGGCTGGAGCAGCTCGGCCAGATCGCCCATAACTACACGGACATGGACCAGCTCCTGGGCGACCTCTCCCTGGACGGCGACCCGGATGACGAGAAACGCAAGGAAAACGCCGTGGTCCTGTCCACGATCCACTCGGCCAAGGGGCTTGAATGGAGCGCGGTGATCATCATCGATCTGGTGGAGGAACGGTTCCCCTCGCGCAAGGCCATGCAGCGGCCCGAGGATCTCGAAGAGGAACGCCGACTGATGTACGTGGCCTGCACCAGGGCCAAGGAATGCCTCACGCTCTTCGTGCCCAGCTCGGTCTACAACCGCCAAAGCGGCATCTCGGACCCGACTCTGCCCAGCCCTTTTGTGCTGGAGCTGCCCTCCACGGTCTTCACCCCGCTCAAGGAATCCTACGGCGGCTCCCTGGAGAAGCGCTGGCCCGTGGACTCCAGGCCCTCCTTTGGCACGGCTGCCAAGTCAGCGGTCAGGGAGCAGGACGCACAGCCGGTTCAGGCCCGGCCCGCAGCCACGGTCAACCCGGAAAAACTCGGCTTCTGCACCCACAAGATCTTCGGGCGGGGCAAGATCATCGCCTGCCCCGCGCCCAACAAGTACAAGGTGAACTTCCCAGGTTTTGGCATCAAGACCATCATCGGGGATTATCTTGAAATGCTCTGA
- a CDS encoding DivIVA domain-containing protein, producing the protein MTVSKIDLLNKQFSRGVFGYSRMEVEQFLLELAEVLGESADAQKSMRKKIKQMEQSLKEYRQRDETLRDTLMSTQKMVDDLKVAATREAQLILDEARAKADSTVQKGHNRLAQIHEEIEDLKRRRVQFEVQLKGLLKSHLEMLEMSDPEKNKVEELESKLMYLKKVD; encoded by the coding sequence GTGACCGTTTCCAAGATCGATTTGCTCAACAAGCAGTTTTCGAGAGGTGTGTTCGGCTATTCGCGCATGGAGGTGGAGCAGTTCCTGCTGGAGCTGGCCGAAGTCCTGGGCGAGTCTGCCGATGCGCAAAAATCGATGCGCAAGAAGATCAAGCAGATGGAGCAGTCGCTCAAGGAGTATCGCCAGCGCGACGAAACCCTGCGCGACACCCTCATGAGCACCCAGAAGATGGTGGACGACCTCAAGGTGGCCGCCACCAGGGAGGCCCAGCTGATCCTGGACGAGGCCCGCGCCAAGGCCGACTCCACCGTCCAGAAGGGCCACAACCGGCTCGCCCAGATCCACGAGGAGATCGAGGACCTCAAGCGTCGGCGCGTGCAGTTCGAGGTGCAGCTCAAAGGGCTGCTCAAGTCCCACCTGGAGATGCTCGAAATGAGCGATCCGGAGAAAAACAAGGTCGAGGAGCTTGAATCCAAGCTCATGTATCTCAAGAAAGTCGACTAA
- a CDS encoding DUF465 domain-containing protein, whose protein sequence is MEAKDLELIEKHGAEDAELMALWDQHVVYEKMIDKLEAKSFLSPVESQEVKELKKKKLAGKTRLQLALDKYRTLEA, encoded by the coding sequence ATGGAAGCCAAAGACCTTGAACTCATCGAGAAGCACGGGGCCGAGGATGCCGAACTGATGGCTTTGTGGGATCAGCATGTCGTGTACGAAAAAATGATCGACAAGCTCGAAGCCAAGTCGTTTCTTTCGCCCGTCGAGTCCCAGGAAGTGAAGGAACTCAAGAAGAAGAAGCTGGCCGGCAAGACCCGGTTGCAGTTGGCGCTGGACAAATACAGGACCCTGGAGGCGTAG
- the thiL gene encoding thiamine-phosphate kinase yields MHSEQHFLDLIGAHFPTGHEFLRLGRGDDCAVLAGGSDICVSSDLFLEDVHFRRGYFTAEDIGYKALAVNISDIAAMGARPFAFTMDLMIPPDLDEDFWNGFFKGMSALARHNDLALAGGDLSRADRLGVSISIFGVGGSKGRFLTRGNCAPGDILFTVGDLGLARAGLMTLEALGEKGREAFPTAVLAHLRPKPKVLIGTLLNAAGIKGLMDVSDGLARDLPRFLGPKVGADLTIPTNVLNGNVIAFALATGADPVELAMLGGEDYALLGVMDEETREKAASVPGFTELGRVTDTPGILVNGKPFTAQGFDHFENR; encoded by the coding sequence ATGCACAGCGAGCAACACTTCCTCGACCTCATCGGCGCCCACTTCCCCACCGGGCATGAATTCCTGCGGCTGGGACGCGGCGACGACTGCGCCGTGCTGGCCGGGGGCAGTGACATCTGCGTCTCGTCAGACCTGTTTCTCGAGGATGTCCACTTCCGGCGCGGCTACTTCACCGCCGAGGACATCGGCTACAAGGCGCTGGCCGTGAACATCAGTGATATCGCGGCAATGGGCGCGCGACCCTTTGCCTTTACCATGGATCTGATGATCCCGCCGGACCTGGACGAGGATTTCTGGAACGGGTTTTTCAAGGGCATGTCCGCGCTGGCCCGGCATAACGACCTGGCCCTGGCCGGAGGCGACCTGAGCCGGGCGGATCGGCTGGGCGTGAGCATCTCCATCTTCGGCGTGGGGGGCAGCAAAGGCAGGTTCCTGACACGGGGCAACTGCGCGCCCGGCGACATCCTGTTCACCGTGGGCGATCTGGGGCTGGCCAGGGCCGGGCTCATGACCCTGGAGGCCCTGGGCGAAAAAGGGCGCGAGGCGTTCCCCACTGCCGTGCTGGCCCATCTGCGGCCCAAGCCCAAGGTGCTCATCGGCACCCTGCTCAACGCCGCCGGGATCAAGGGGCTCATGGACGTGTCCGACGGCCTGGCCCGCGACCTGCCCCGCTTCCTGGGGCCAAAGGTCGGCGCGGACCTGACCATCCCGACCAATGTCCTCAACGGCAATGTCATCGCCTTTGCCCTGGCCACAGGCGCGGACCCGGTGGAGCTGGCCATGCTCGGCGGCGAGGACTACGCCCTGCTCGGTGTCATGGACGAGGAGACGCGGGAAAAGGCGGCCTCGGTGCCCGGCTTCACCGAACTGGGCCGGGTCACGGACACGCCGGGAATCCTGGTCAACGGCAAGCCCTTCACGGCGCAGGGGTTCGATCACTTTGAGAACCGGTAG
- the tatA gene encoding twin-arginine translocase TatA/TatE family subunit — MIGGFGVWELLIILVIVLVIFGAKKLPEIGGGIGKAISNFKKATNEPDEIDITPKSEEKKDTDEKKD, encoded by the coding sequence ATGATCGGCGGATTCGGAGTATGGGAACTGTTGATTATCCTGGTCATCGTGCTGGTCATCTTTGGCGCCAAGAAACTGCCCGAAATCGGCGGCGGCATCGGCAAGGCCATCAGCAACTTCAAGAAGGCCACCAACGAACCCGATGAAATTGATATCACCCCGAAATCAGAAGAAAAGAAAGATACAGACGAGAAGAAAGACTAG
- a CDS encoding HAD family hydrolase: MALANQLMNPCLLRGLKCIIFDCDGVLIDSFEANMRYYGMIKERLGLPPLTDEEKSYVHTRTHKDSIRFIAPGELFRQAWAVVQEFDAKTLLPYLKRSEGIREFLWWLRNAGFKLAVNTSRTDSMGMILKLMDLEGFFFPVITSGKVATPKPHPEGVHRIMTAHRLAPQEVAYIGDSHVDEKTARAAGVRFWAYRDATLQAQVHIESFWEIKAAMQRSYKGLLPTH; the protein is encoded by the coding sequence ATGGCCCTGGCCAACCAACTCATGAATCCCTGCCTGTTGCGGGGACTCAAGTGCATCATTTTCGACTGCGACGGGGTGCTCATAGACTCCTTTGAGGCCAACATGCGCTACTACGGCATGATCAAGGAGCGGCTCGGCCTGCCGCCCCTGACCGACGAGGAGAAGTCCTACGTCCACACCCGCACCCACAAGGACTCGATCCGGTTCATCGCGCCGGGCGAGCTGTTCCGGCAGGCGTGGGCCGTTGTCCAGGAGTTCGACGCCAAGACGCTTCTTCCTTATCTCAAGCGTTCCGAGGGCATCCGGGAATTCCTGTGGTGGCTGCGCAACGCGGGCTTCAAGCTGGCCGTGAACACCAGCCGCACCGACAGCATGGGCATGATCCTCAAGCTCATGGACCTTGAGGGGTTCTTCTTCCCGGTCATCACCTCGGGCAAGGTGGCCACGCCCAAACCCCACCCCGAAGGCGTGCACCGGATCATGACCGCCCACCGGCTTGCTCCGCAGGAAGTGGCCTACATCGGCGACTCCCACGTTGACGAGAAGACGGCCAGGGCCGCCGGGGTCCGCTTCTGGGCCTATCGCGACGCGACCCTCCAGGCCCAGGTGCACATCGAGAGTTTCTGGGAGATCAAGGCGGCCATGCAGCGCAGCTACAAAGGGCTGCTGCCCACGCATTAG
- a CDS encoding DUF2179 domain-containing protein, with translation MMENVLFLGALVFLAEVAVLTLGTVRTMVTVLGESKAAFCLGCLEMTLWIFGTSAVMLKVGEEPFLGFCYALGFACGNVVGIMAEKKLALGNVVVRIISAWHGAEIARAIRTAGFGITTVAGEDSAGPVTVQFVVCKRKDMRLVLAVARAADPDFFHTFEVAGGASDVPSPTGSRVSKVLGPIRRLVPQW, from the coding sequence ATGATGGAAAATGTCCTGTTCCTGGGAGCCCTTGTGTTTCTGGCCGAGGTGGCTGTCCTGACCCTTGGCACGGTTCGGACCATGGTCACCGTGCTTGGCGAGTCCAAGGCTGCCTTTTGTCTGGGCTGCCTTGAGATGACCCTGTGGATTTTTGGCACCTCAGCGGTGATGCTCAAGGTGGGCGAGGAGCCCTTCCTCGGCTTCTGCTACGCCCTGGGTTTTGCCTGCGGCAACGTGGTCGGCATCATGGCCGAGAAGAAGCTGGCGCTGGGCAACGTGGTGGTGCGCATCATCAGCGCCTGGCACGGCGCAGAGATTGCCAGGGCCATCCGGACCGCGGGATTCGGCATCACCACCGTGGCGGGCGAGGACTCCGCCGGGCCGGTGACCGTGCAGTTCGTGGTCTGCAAGCGCAAGGACATGAGGCTCGTGCTGGCCGTGGCCAGGGCGGCGGACCCCGACTTTTTCCACACCTTCGAGGTGGCTGGCGGGGCAAGCGATGTTCCCAGCCCGACCGGGAGCCGTGTCTCCAAGGTGCTCGGCCCCATCCGTCGGCTCGTGCCCCAGTGGTAG
- the ilvB gene encoding biosynthetic-type acetolactate synthase large subunit, producing the protein MKLTGAQILLKCLEKEGVEVMFGFPGGAVIDIYDEIPNSTVEHILVRHEQGAIHAADGYARATRRVGVCLVTSGPGATNTVTGIATAYMDSIPVVILTGQVPRALIGNDAFQEVDIVGITRPCTKHNYLVQDIEDLAATVKQAFYLARSGRPGPVLVDLPKDVMQQVAEFHYPETVQMRSYNPTSKPHVGQVRKVMKLLKKARRPLIYSGGGVITSGSHEDLTWLARNLRIPVTSTLMGLGAFPGDDELFLGMLGMHGTFAANMAVNNCDLLLAVGARFDDRVTGKVDTFAPKATIIHIDVDPTSIQKNVSVHVPLVADCKAALAALRSESEASLDEFDWVADHKEWVDQVQAWGREHPLTYKDDDIIIKPQYVVEKIYEITKGDAIIATEVGQNQMWAAQFYKYTKPNTLLTSGGLGTMGYGFPAAMGAQRAFPDKLVIDIAGDGSIQMCIQEMMTVVCNRLPVKIVILNNGYLGMVRQWQELFYKKNYCETCLDAQPDFVKLAEAYGAAGFRVTEKKYVESTLREAFALDKPVIVDIRVAREENVYPMVPAGASLTEMLLV; encoded by the coding sequence ATGAAGTTGACCGGGGCCCAGATCCTGCTCAAGTGTCTGGAAAAGGAAGGCGTTGAGGTCATGTTCGGCTTCCCCGGCGGAGCCGTCATCGACATTTATGACGAGATACCCAACTCCACGGTGGAGCATATCCTGGTCAGGCACGAGCAGGGCGCCATCCACGCGGCGGACGGCTACGCCAGGGCCACCAGGCGGGTGGGGGTCTGTCTGGTCACTTCCGGCCCCGGAGCCACCAACACCGTCACCGGCATTGCCACGGCCTACATGGATTCCATCCCGGTGGTCATCCTCACCGGTCAGGTGCCGCGCGCCCTGATCGGCAACGACGCCTTCCAGGAGGTCGACATCGTCGGCATCACCAGGCCGTGCACCAAGCACAACTATCTTGTTCAGGATATCGAGGATCTGGCCGCGACGGTCAAACAGGCCTTTTATCTGGCCCGTTCGGGCCGTCCCGGCCCGGTCCTCGTGGACCTGCCCAAGGATGTCATGCAGCAGGTGGCCGAGTTCCACTATCCCGAAACCGTGCAGATGCGCAGCTACAACCCGACCAGCAAGCCGCATGTCGGGCAGGTGCGCAAGGTCATGAAACTGCTCAAGAAGGCGCGCAGGCCGCTCATATACTCCGGCGGCGGCGTGATCACTTCGGGCAGCCACGAGGATCTGACCTGGCTGGCCCGCAACCTGCGCATCCCGGTCACCTCGACCCTGATGGGGCTGGGCGCGTTTCCGGGCGACGACGAGTTGTTCCTGGGCATGCTCGGCATGCACGGCACCTTTGCCGCCAACATGGCCGTCAACAACTGCGATCTGCTGCTGGCCGTGGGCGCGCGCTTCGACGACCGCGTCACTGGCAAGGTGGACACCTTTGCCCCCAAGGCGACCATCATCCACATCGACGTGGACCCCACCTCCATCCAGAAGAACGTGTCGGTTCACGTGCCGCTGGTGGCGGACTGCAAGGCGGCCTTGGCCGCGCTCAGGAGCGAGTCCGAGGCCTCGCTCGACGAGTTCGACTGGGTGGCGGACCACAAGGAATGGGTCGATCAGGTCCAGGCATGGGGCAGGGAGCATCCCCTGACCTACAAGGACGACGACATCATCATCAAACCGCAATACGTGGTGGAGAAGATTTACGAGATCACCAAGGGCGACGCCATCATCGCCACCGAAGTGGGCCAGAACCAGATGTGGGCCGCCCAGTTCTACAAGTACACCAAGCCCAACACGCTGCTCACCTCGGGCGGGCTGGGCACCATGGGCTATGGCTTTCCCGCGGCCATGGGCGCGCAGCGCGCCTTTCCCGACAAGCTGGTCATAGACATCGCCGGCGACGGCTCCATCCAGATGTGCATCCAGGAGATGATGACCGTGGTCTGCAACCGGCTGCCGGTGAAGATCGTCATTCTCAACAACGGTTACCTCGGCATGGTCCGCCAGTGGCAGGAGCTTTTCTACAAGAAGAACTACTGCGAGACCTGCCTCGACGCCCAGCCCGATTTCGTCAAGCTGGCCGAGGCCTACGGGGCGGCGGGTTTTCGCGTGACCGAAAAGAAGTATGTCGAATCGACCCTTCGCGAGGCCTTTGCCCTCGACAAGCCGGTCATCGTGGACATCCGGGTGGCCAGGGAGGAGAACGTGTATCCCATGGTCCCCGCCGGTGCCTCGCTTACCGAGATGCTGCTCGTTTAG